One region of Salvelinus namaycush isolate Seneca chromosome 3, SaNama_1.0, whole genome shotgun sequence genomic DNA includes:
- the LOC120044261 gene encoding T-box transcription factor TBX2b-like, producing MRDPVYTGTAMAYHPFHAHRPADFPMSAFLAAAQPSFFHGLTLSHGALSKPLTDHALSGAAEAGLHAALGHHHQVAHLRSLKSLEPEEEVEDDPKVTLEAKDLWDQFHKIGTEMVITKSGRRMFPPFKVRVNGVDKKAKYILLMDIVSADDCRYKFHNSRWMVAGKADPEMPKRMYIHPDSPATGEQWMAKPVAFNKLKLTNNISDKHGFTILNSMHKYQPRFHIVRANDILKLPYSTFRTYVFPETDFIGVTAYQNDKITQLKIDHNPFAKGFRDTGNGRREKRKQLTLPSLRMYENRELKGDRDCADSDDSSCEQTTGRDSVHSTLGPVTSPLRFNRTSRGDKNCTDSDQELDPQEERSIAASSPRPEPTSPFSPKGDDSVRDRPLLEKKSDYLDSRKESDSVFSIRNLEKDKLDHKHRKETEPTKNDTESGGISGVNDGFSPLMVQTESPSHFSASHLQSLALSGFHSQQFFNPLNMGQMLFHPGQFSMAPGAFSNMGMGHLLASMSGANGLENGGLSSQSAGPSPFPFHLSQHMLASQGISIPPFGGLFPYPYNYMAAAAASALPNCTAASTLGRNHFLTTSRQRLRFNPYQMPTSVPPSTNLLTTGLPGNLNAASDLSKSGSRETSPVSEHHSQKASSQSTASPKTSVKDSTNQLINIQRLVRGLEKHREMSPAIDSQK from the exons ATGAGAGATCCAGTTTACACAGGGACTGCCATGGCTTATCACCCTTTCCACGCTCACCGGCCGGCCGACTTTCCTATGTCAGCTTTCCTTGCAGCTGCACAGCCTTCCTTCTTTCATGGACTTACGCTGTCTCACGGCGCTCTTTCCAAACCCCTAACCGACCATGCTCTCTCTGGAGCCGCGGAAGCGGGACTCCACGCGGCGTTGGGTCATCACCACCAAGTAGCTCATCTCCGCTCCCTCAAGAGCTTGGAGccggaggaagaggtggaggacgACCCAAAAGTCACTCTGGAGGCCAAAGATTTATGGGACCAATTTCACAAAATAGGAACCGAGATGGTTATTACGAAATCAGGAAG GAGGATGTTTCCCCCATTCAAAGTTCGCGTCAATGGCGTTGATAAGAAAGCCAAGTATATCCTCCTTATGGATATAGTCTCTGCTGACGACTGCCGCTACAAGTTCCACAACTCGCGTTGGATGGTAGCTGGGAAAGCCGACCCGGAGATGCCCAAACGAATGTATATCCATCCGGACAGCCCTGCCACAGGAGAGCAGTGGATGGCGAAGCCTGTTGCTTTTAATAAACTGAAGTTGACGAATAATATATCGGACAAGCATGGATTT ACTATCCTGAATTCGATGCATAAATACCAGCCCAGATTTCATATCGTGAGGGCCAACGACATTCTGAAGCTCCCTTACAGCACCTTCCGGACATATGTTTTTCCAGAGACAGATTTTATCGGTGTCACTGCATATCAGAATGACAAG ATCACACAGCTCAAAATTGATCACAACCCCTTTGCCAAAGGGTTCAGAGACACGGGAAATGGACGACGAGAAAAGAG GAAGCAGTTAACCCTTCCATCGCTGCGCATGTATGAGAACCGGGAACTCAAAGGGGACCGGGACTGTGCCGACTCCGATGACTCCTCCTGTGAACAAACCACTGGAAGGGATTCGGTTCATTCTACGCTGGGACCTGTTACCAGTCCACTGAGGTTCAACCGAACCAGTCGAG GCGACAAGAACTGCACTGATAGCGATCAGGAGCTTGACCCACAAGAGGAGCGCTCCATCGCAGCCAGCAGCCCCCGGCCTGAACCAACCTCTCCTTTCAGTCCTAAAGGCGATGACAGCGTGAGAGATAGGCCGCTGCTGGAAAAGAAGAGCGACTACCTGGATTCAAGGAAAGAGAGCGACTCTGTATTCAGTATTCGAAATCTTGAAAAGGACAAGTTAGATCATAAGCACCGCAAAGAGACGGAACCTACAAAGAACGACACGGAAAGTGGGGGCATCAGTGGGGTGAACGATGGGTTTTCTCCTCTGATGGTACAGACGGAGAGCCCATCACACTTCAGCGCGAGTCACCTGCAGAGTCTGGCCCTTTCCGGTTTTCACAGTCAACAGTTCTTTAACCCTTTGAATATGGGACAAATGTTGTTCCACCCCGGACAGTTTTCGATGGCACCAGGGGCATTCTCCAACATGGGCATGGGGCATCTGTTGGCCTCTATGTCCGGAGCTAATGGCCTGGAAAACGGAGGTCTCTCCTCTCAAAGTGCGGGCCCTAGTCCCTTCCCGTTCCACCTGTCACAGCACATGCTAGCGTCTCAG GGAATTTCGATTCCTCCTTTTGGAGGATTGTTCCCGTATCCATACAACTACATGGCAGCTGCTGCGGCCTCGGCCCTCCCCAACTGCACTGCAGCCTCCACATTGGGCAGAAACCATTTCCTCACCACCTCCCGACAACGGCTGCGATTCAACCCTTATCAGATGCCCACGTCTGTTCCTCCAAGCACAAACCTGCTCACCACAGGGCTGCCGGGCAATTTAAACGCAGCATCCGACCTGTCCAAATCAGGCAGCAGAGAAACAAGTCCTGTATCCGAGCACCACAGCCAGAAAGCGTCCAGCCAGAGCACGGCATCCCCCAAGACATCTGTGAAGGATTCCACTAACCAACTGATAAATATACAGAGGCTGGTCAGAGGACTGGAAAAACACAGAGAAATGTCTCCTGCCATTGACTCTCAAAAGTGA